The uncultured Bacteroides sp. genome includes the window GGCAACAAAGAATAAAGAATATCTAAATAAGGCCATTGCCCTGCACAATTACATCTATTCAGGATGGTCGGATGATCTGGATGGAGGCATCTTTTGGTGTGAGCAAAAAAAAGAATCTAAAAACACTTGCTCCAATGCTCCAGCCGCTGTGCTCAGCATGAAACTCTACCTCCTGACCAAAGACAAAAAATATCTGGACTGGGCAAAAAAGACCTACGAATGGACACGTAAGAATCTGTGTGATCCTTCGGATTTTGTCTATTGGGATAATAAAAACTTAAAAGGCGAAATAGGATATGCCAAATTCACGTACAACAGTGGACAGATGATACAGGCCGGAGTTCTTCTGTATAAGGAAACAGGTGACAAAAAATACTTGAAAGAAGCCCAGCAAACAGCCGCAGGTTCCTATCACTTTTTCCTTAAGCCTCAACCCACAATTAAGGGAGAAATGAAATTCTATCCCTCCAATCCATGGTTCAATGTCATCCTTTTCCGTGGATTAAAAGCACTTTACCGGATAGATAAAAACGACACGTACATTAAAGCAATGATTGACAACGCCGATTACGCATGGAAATATACCCGCGATGAAAACGGTCTGTTAAATAATGACTGGTCGGGCAATCGGAAAGACAAATTCAAAAGCCTGCTGGAAAATTCTTGTATGATTGAGCTATATTCAGAAATCAGCGACCTGTAGAAACTCATTACCATACGAAATAAATCACTTAAAAATAAAACTCAAGATCAATCTTTATTAATTAAAAAAAATCACATTATGAAAAAAATTATTATTGTCGCCGTTTTTTTATTATTCAATTTAAATGAACCAATTAAAGCGAATGCACCCATTTCCCTTGAAATCAATAATGATTATTTGGGGTATACATTAGTACAAACATCTCAAAATGGTTATGGACTTATTAAATCTATTGAATTAGGTGACAATTCTTCAATTGCACTAAAAATAGTAGTTGCACCCGGAGTATTAGTTGTTCGAATCGATTGGATGGATGTGGAAGGAGGGCAATACAGTGTACCCTATTTCCCTGATTACAGAAACATCGTAATTATTCCAAGCCTATTACGAGACAAATTCACCATTACTGCAGAATTCTCATCTGGAGGAAGTTTTGAAAATCCTAATCCAGGTTCGAGATATGAGACAAGGACTTATATTATAAAAAGATAACAGATAAGAAACATTGGACTAAACACCTTTATCAAAGTATCTTATGAAAACAATGATGAGCTTATTTCTTTGCATGCTATTTTCTGTTTTCCCTATAAAATCAGAAAACACAGTATATCCAGACACGACTATTTCTGCCAGATTAACTCAGTACTATATGGTCAATCCGGTAGAAAAGTTATATGCTCACCAAGATCGTTCTTTCTACCATGCAGGAGAAACCATGTGGATGAAAATCTATCAATCCATGCAGAGTGAAAATAAGCCAATCAGTAAAGTAGTTTATACGGATCTCATTAATGGAGATGGACAAATTATAATTAGCACTAAATGGCCTTTGACTCAAGGCATAGCTTCAGGTAATATAGAATTGCCTACAAATATGCCGACGGGAAAATACCAAATCCGATGCTACACGCGCTGGATGCAAAATTTCGATGCCAATGGTTTCTTCACACGCGAAGTCACAATTTACGGTTACCCTACGCCATTGCCTGAGAAGGAAACATCATCTTCAAAAGTTCATCTCCATCTTTTTCCTGAAGGTGGAAATCTGATAAACAGCTTACCTTCAAAAGTTGCATTCCAAGTAACGAATGCCTATGGAAAGGGTTTATCAGCGAATGGAAGTATCATTGATGAAACAGGAAAAGTAGTTCAACACTTCAAAACTCATTATATGGGGAAAGGCTATTTCTATTTAATTCCGGAAAAAGGGAAAAAATACATTGCCGTACTAAATGATTCTACAATAAAAGTTCCTCTACCCAAAGCCTTAGACGATGGTTTTGTAATGAACACTAAATATTTCAGTAAATTCTTACGCCTTACGGTTCTCCACCATAATACGTCACACGACACAAACAAAACATATTCTCTTATCTTCCACCAAGATGCTAATTTAATTGCTTCAATCCCTATATCGCTCTCTCAATCAAGAATAATAATGGACATTCCTACTTCTAAACTTCCTGTAGGCATCTTCACAATAACCTTAATAGATGAAAAGTATCATGCATATTGCGAACGCCTGGTATTTATCAACTATCCGGAAAAATTAAAAATGGCTGTAAGTGCCACATCTGATAATCTCAATGGGCATGAAAAGGTTACTTTAAAGATACATGTACAAGATACTTCAAATCGCAAATATCCCGGCAATTTTTCTCTTGCAATAGTTAATAAATCGGTAGAAAATTTAAATGAACGAGATAATTTCTACAGCTATTTCTTCTTGACTAGTGAATTGAAAGGGAAAATAGAAAACCCTACAGCCTATTTAGATCAGAATGATACGCTTGCTCTACAACACTTGGATCTACTATTATTGACGCAAGGTTGGAGAAGGTACTCATGGAACGAAATAGCACAAGAAAGAATGCCGGAGCTCACTTATCCAATAGAACAAGGACTAAGATTTTCAGGGAAAGTACAGAATATCTCAGAAAATAAAATAAAAAGCATTACCCTACAAGCAATAATCAGAAAAGACTCCATAACCCATTCATTTTTATATCCCATCAATAAAAATAAAACATTCTGTATCTCAGGAATAGACTTCACTGGAACGAGTGAGCTCCTTTTATCTGCTTACGATACCCAAAAGCATCAATTTCCACTCTCTATTGACAATGATTATTCCCCCCCACTATCTCAATATCAATCGAATTATTATCAGGAAAGGGAACAAACTAGTCCAAAGTACGCAAATGAGCTTCAGATAAAATGGGATCTTGCCAAACTTCCTAAAGAAGCAAAAAATATAGATAAACAAATTTTTCATCTCGGTGAAGTAACTATCAGCGCTCCTAAAAAAGATGAACTAAACGATCGCCGCCTGCACAGCAAAGATTTTATTTACATGGCTTACGACGTTGACCCAAACAAAACCTATGGAGGCGATGTAAAACACTTGCTGAATTATGTGCCTGGTATTCAATGGGTAACTATTGCCGACGCACATTTTGGAAAAGAAGAAGCACAAATCATAGGACTACCTAAAGATTGCTTTCCCAGCTTTGTGGTAGATGGTGTGCTTCAGAGAGATAAAGAGGCTGTGTACTCTTTACCAACTTCATTAATTGAGCGAATAGAAATTCTTAAGGATGCCAATGCCGCAGTCTATGGAGGCTTTAATGCAATGGGAGGAGTTATAGCCATATTTACGAGAAAAGGGAAAAGCGAAAACATACCAAATAAAAATAGAGTGTGTAAATGGATAGGATATAGCCAAACCAAAGAATTTTATGCTCCCGATTCAATGCCGGATGAAGGCTATTTCGTCAATACAAAGAATCAAAATACCATATATTGGAATCCAAATTTAGATACGGATTCGGACGGAAATGCTACCGCTACGTTTTATACCAATAATTTAAAACATGAAGATTACTTAATTCATTGCGAAGGGCGAACTATAAATGGGAAAATAGGAGTATTTACCTCTCCTTATTAAATAAAAATAGCATAAACTTAATATTTTTACTGCTTTTTATCCGTGAGAACCATTTACTTTGCAATATCTTTAAAAAGAAGCTATGAAAACGAAAGCCTTATTGCTCTCAGCTGTTTTACTTTTATGCATCGCTTGTCATAACAAGCAAACCAAAGAAAAAGACAATAATGTGGTCAGTGGACCAACCTACACCAACCCGCTACTACCAGCAGGAGCAGAGCCATGGGCCATTTTTCACGATGGAAAATACTATTATACTCAAGGATCGGAAAACAAGATCATTATTTGGGAAACGACTGATATTACTGATCTGGCACATGCCACCCAAAAAGAAGTGTGGATACCCAAAGAGGCAGTCAACTCATTTCACCTCTGGGGTCCGGAAATTCACTTCATTGATAATAAATGGTATATCTATTTCACGGCAGACGATGGGAATATGGATAATCACCAAATATATGTCATCGAAAATAAATCTTCCAATCCTCTCAAAGGAGAATTTGTGATGAGAGGACGCATCCAAACAGATAAAGATAATAATTGGGCTATTCATGCTAGTACTTTCGAAAATAAGGGAAAACGTTATATGATATGGTGTGGATGGCAAAAGAGAAGAATAGATGCCGAAAATCAATGCATTTATATCGCTCAAATGAAAAATCCATGGACACTTTCGTCTGAAAGAGTAAGTATTTCACAACCTGAATATGAATGGGAACGGCAATGGATAAATCCCGACGGTACTAAAACAGCCTATCCCATTCACGTAAATGAAGCTCCACAGTATTTCCATTCTAAAAACAAAGATAAAATACTTATCTATTATTCCGCCAGCGGCAGTTGGACGCCTTATTATTGTGTGGGACTACTAATAGCAGATGCTACTAGTAATCTGATGATTCCTGCATCATGGAAAAAATACCCTGACCCGGTATTTAAACAGCAGCCAAACAACAAAGTATATGGCCCGGGGGGATTATCTTTCATTCCTTCGCCGGATGGCAAAGAATGGTATTTTCTCTATCATGCCCGAAAAACGCCCAATGATGCCCCGGGAGCAATAGACTCACGCACTCCTCGTTTACAAAAGTTAGAGTGGGATAAGAACGGAATACCCATTTTAGGCACACCAAGCAGTGAAGGCATTCAACTCAAGAAACCCTCTGGCATTAATTAACGAAGAACATATATCTTTCATCATTATCCTTTATAATCCTTGGGCAATACTCCAAACTGAGCTTTGAAGCATTTAGCAAAATAAGAAGACGAACTAAAGCCTACCTGTTCGCAGACTTCTACTACACGAGCACCCTTTTTTAATAATTCAGCCGCTTTGTTTAAACGGAGAGTTTTCAGATAATCGTTTGGTGCCATGCCCGACAACATTTTTATCTTCCGATAAAAATTAGACCGGCTCATATTCATTGCCTCAGCCAAATTATCAACAGAAAAATTCTCATCTGAAAGTTGCCCTTCAACGGCCTCCTGGACCCTAGTTACAAACTCAAGATCTTTTTGAGAAAGAGCAAATTCCTCTATTTTCACATTATTACCGGAAAAGTTAGACATTAATCTCTGAAAAGATAATCTTAACTTCAACAGATTTTCTATCTGCATACGAAGTTGTTTAATAGAAAAAGGCTTCTCAATATAAATATCCGCACCATATTCAAATCCCTCAACCTTCGATTCCAAAGTAGTCTTGGCAGTGAGTAGTATCACAGGAATATGAGAATAATTAATGTCTGATTTCACTTTTGCCGTGAGTTCCAACCCATTCATTTCAGGCATCATAATATCACTAATAATGACATCTATACTCTCTTTAGAAAGAAGATCCAAAGCTTGTACCCCATTTTGAGCCTTAATCACTCGGAACCAAGTACTCAGTGAATCTCGCGTGAGATTTAATAAATCAGTATTATCCTCAACCAATAATATCGCGAATTTTTTACCGCAGAATTCAGTCACGTCTTTATCTGCAGGAGTTCTTTCCGCAGATAAATCTTCTTCTCTCATTTCATCAGCGTCCTCCACTTCAACTTCTTTTTCGAATGGAAGGAAAAGAATAAATGATGATCCACCTCCCAAATTATCTTCCAGACGTAAAGTACCATGATGCTCCTCTACCAAAGATTTCGAAAAAGCTAATCCAATGCCGGTACCCATTGAGGAGGTTTTTTCATCAGGAATCTGATAGAAAGGCTCAAAGACTTTCTTTTTGGCAGAATCCGGAATCCCGGGTCCATCATCACTAATGCAAATTTCAAATCCTTTATCAACAGTGCTTAATTTCACTTCGATACAACTACTTGCATATTTTAAAGCATTCCCTATCAGATTGACAATAACCGTTCGCACTTTTTCTTTATCTATTGCCGCCATCAAATCTTCTGGAGGTAAGATAAAAGTCAGAGAGATACCTTTGAGTTCTGCCGGGCTTGTAAACTGATTGCAAATATCTTTCATAACCTGATTGACATCACATTGTACAAGGTTTAATTGCAAACTGCCATTTTCCATCTTTTGAAAATCAAGCAGATGGTTAATGATACCAAGCAAATAATTCACATTCTTATCCATTACAGAAAGATATTTCGCATTCTTATTCTCATTATTTTCATCCATCATTCTTTCCAAAGGAATCCGGATAAGACTCAAAGGAGTACGTATTTCATGCACAAGGTTAATAAAAAAGCTAATCTTAGATTTATAGACCTCTTTCTCCTTGATCGTCTGATAATCTTCCATCTGTCGCCTGTAAGTTGCCCTTATATATCTATTCCATCTACGACCAATATAAAAGATCAGACTCATCAATAACAAAGCATAAAATATATATGCAAGATCAGTCCGCCACCAGGGAGGAGTGATAATTATCAAAAGCGAAGCCCCTTTTTCATTCCATCTATGATCGTCATTGGAACCACGTACTTCAAATTCATATTTACCCGGGGGTAAATTCGTGTATGATGCAGTATTCAATTCCGTGTCCATTATCCAATCCTTATCAACCCCTCGAAGAATGTACGAATACCTATTCTTACTCGGATCCTCATAACTCAAAGATACAAAACTGACGGAAAAACTATTATGCTCGTAGGACAAGGTTATTTCCCTGGCCATATACAACGGTTTATCCATTTGAAGTAATTCCTGTGTTGTATGCTTATTTACTGTATAAGGAAATTTTATATCTGTAATATATACCGGAGGGATATAAGTATTATCAGTAAAGCGATCAGGGTTAAATGAATTAAATCCGTTGATTCCTCCAAAATAAAATCTGCCATTGGATGATTTCAATGAAGATTGAGCATTGAACTGATTACCTTGTAGTCCGTCATTCACCGTAAATCTCCTAAAATGATCTTTACTAACAGGATTGATCTTGATCAGACCGGCATTACTTGAAATCCAGAAATTACCCGATCTATCTTGTTCGATAGAATATATTACTTTATTAGGAAGCAACTTATTCTGAGGATCAAAATCTATGAAATTTTCTGTTTTAGAGTCAAACGAACAAAGCCCCCCTCCATTAGTGCCAAACCACATAATCCCCTTTTGATCCTCAAACAAGGTGATGACAGAATTGCTTGTTATAGTACGCCTATTCTCACGTTCATGCTGAAAATGTTTCCAATGATCATTATTTGTATTGTACCGAAAAACGCCATTACTGGAAGTCGCTATCCACAAATAGCCATATTTATCTTCAAGAATATCGATTACAGAAATCATTGACCCTACGCTTGTGATAGTCGCAAAGTTATCATCTTTCGCATTATAGCGACACAATCCCCAACTTGTGCCTACAAAAATATCTCCCTTGCTATCTTTATAAACAGACAATACATCATTGCTACAAATCGTATTAGGTATATCACGCGAATGTTTATATCCTCTCACTTTGCCCGTTCTAAGATCAATAGCCTTTAAGCCTTCGGCATAAGTGCCAACCCATAGACAATCATTATCAAGCATCAAAGAACGTACATCATATTTTTTCTGCTTTCCTTTATCAATAGGATATTCTACTATTTCCTGAGTCGAAGTATTAAAGAAACACAATCCGTGGCGAGTGCCAATCCATATATTCCCCGAGCGATCTTCACAAAAAGGGCCGATAATTTTCCCAATCCCCATAGACCCGGCTCGACTCATCGGCGGATAATAATCAAATCTTTTTGTTTGTTTTGCCATATAATTCACGCCGCCAAGATTCGTCAATACCCAAATGCCCCCTTCTGCATCCTGCATCATGCCATTCACAGTTTGGTCACTTAAACTTCTTGTATCCAATGGATTATCAACGCGCACAAAATCTTTATCTATCAAATCAAAAAGATACAACCCATTATCTGTCCCAACAAGTATTTTAGTCTTAGAATAATTAAGTAAGCACCTAATCACTCCAGCATTCAAAGGCATAGCATTATAACCTTCTATTTCCCCCGTCGATTCATTTAGCTTATACAAAACATTACTATCTACCCCCAATAAAATATCTCGCCCTACAGTATAAATGCAGTTTATCTTATAGCTATCAAGCCTATGCGTGTCAGATAAAAGCCTATATGTCTTTATGAATTTTCCTTTTTTATCAAAGCACAATAGACCTTCTTGCAAAGAAGAGACATATATGCGATGAGAAGCACTTTCGCAGATGTCCCACGCAAAAGAAGTATAGGAGCTGTTTTGTGTTAATAAGTCTTTTTTAGGATCATAAATAAATAAGCCCTGACCTAATGTGGCAATCCAGATTAAGCCATCACTACTTTTTATAATCTTCTTCACTTCACTACTAATGAAGACCCCATAACTAGTCTGTTTTTTAAAGTAAGTAAAACTGTCTGTTTTACGATGATAAATATAAATTCCACGGTTGGTACCTACCCAAATATTATGATTATCCTCCTCAAAAAGAGCTTCTGTGAGGTTATTCTCCAATGAAAATTTATCATTCAGGACGTTTCTATATACTTTATTGCTACGACCTTCAAAGCAGTTTAGGCCATCGCTCGTACCAAACCATATGAATCCATAACTATCTTGCATAGCGCACCAAACTGTATTGTGGGATAGTCCATCTTCCACCTGATACTTTTTAAAAGAAAAGGAGGAAGATGCTGATAATGGTTCCAGACAAAGGGTTACAAATAGTATTAGTAAGGTTGTTAATTTCATGTGTTTTTCTCCGTATAGAATTACTTTATTTTTTCATTGTTTCTAAGGATTTAGCCAAGGCTCAGGATTCAATTTCTCTTTTTCACGCCGCAACTGAAAATGAAGTACCGTGCGTCCGCTATCTGTTAAATCAGAAAAAACCTGTCCAATGCTTTGTTTTGTGCTTACCGTTTCTCCTTGCTTAACTGAAGCCGAAGAAAGATTACAATAAACTGAAATATAGTCGCCATGGCGGATTAATATATTAAACAATCCATTCAGCTGAAATACCGCTGCCACTTTTCCATTGAAGATAGCACGTGCCTGAGCACCGGGACGGCCCTGTATATCAATTCCTTTATTATCTAACTTCACATTGCGTAAACCTTCTACAGCATACTCTCCATAATGGCTAACAATAATATAAGAACCGGAAATCGGCATAGGAAGTTTGCCGCGATTACTGGCAAAATTACCAGAAAGCTCACGGTCGGCTTTGCTCATAGAAAAACGCTCCAGAGGCTTTGCTTTCCTCGCTGTACGTGCGGGAGTGCCTGACTTAGCTTTTTTATTCCCCGCTTCTGATTCAGCTTTACGACGAGCCTCTTCCTCACGTCGTGCTTCCTCTTCAGCCCGTTTACGAGCCCGTTCTATTTCTTCCGAAATCAACTTATCAATGCGTGCATTCAATTGATTAGCCTCTTTTCGTTTACGACGAATTTCATTTTGCAGGCCTTTCTGCTTATTCTGCAAACGACTTACGAGCGTCTGTTTCTCCTTTTCCTGTGATTCTAACTTTGTTTTCTCTTCTTCGCGTTCCTTCAATAAACTCTCTTTAGCTGCCTTCACTTGGCTAAGTTCCATCCTCTTACGCGTAACCTGTTCTTGTTTTTTAAGAATTTCCTCTCCTTGCAACCGTTGATACGTAGCATATTCACGAACATATCTCAATCGGCGATACATTTTTCCAAGATCATCGGCCGAGAAGATAAACATTAATTTTTCTTCAATAGACTTGTTTTTATAGAGATACTGAACGGAAGATTCGTATTTTTTCTTCTTATCGGCCAAATCCTTCTGCAACTTACGGAGTTGGCGCCCTAAAGAGTAGAGCTCATCATTAATAGCGTCAACATCCTTATTCATCGAAATAATATACTGCTTTCTCTTTTCAATCTGCCCCGTAAGTGAAGCTAAATCATTCAACTGACTACCCACATCTTTTCTGGTATTCTTAAGTAATGATTCAGTTTCTGTAATCTGCTTCTGCAATGTAGTTCGCTGGGCCTCCAGCTCTTTTATCAATTTATTAGATTGACTTCTAAGAGTGGTTGCAGTACCAAAACAAAAAAACAGTGCTAAAAGAAAATACTTCATAAGTTAAGCAACATTTTTATCAAATCATTTAATTCCACTTGAGTATATTTAGCTGAAACTTCGGATGGGACGAGTTCAATCTCAGCAGTAGAGAAATCATAAAGCTGCAAACGAGCATCGCTCAAAGACGAAAGGCCAAGTTCCTTACCTGTAAGTACCGATTTCCCTCCGGGCAGAGAGGCATCAAACAACAACTTCTCAAGCTTAGCATAGTCAACTCCTTTAGGAAACAAAGCTGTTAGTTCGCTTTTGCTGGCACGAACAAACTGTTTATTCATCCGATCGATAAGCAAGACTTCTTCCGGAGTAATATCAAGCCTAACCACTTCCGTTCGGATAATTGGTAATTGTATCGATAACTGAATACGTTCTCCACTCTTCATTTTCAGATAGCCCCCCATTCCAATCTTATCTCCCTTGTAAGGAACCGTAAGCTGAAGCTTTGAATACAAACAAGTAGGAGCTTTCGGAGCAATAGGTGCAATAGCCACACGAGTACTTTTACAAGCAGCCAACAGTACAACAGCCAGAAACACCGTAAGCATTCTCATTAATTTTCTCATTCGGCTATGTATTTTTTCTTGGCTATTTTTAATTTCAGCGTTGTCGATTTACTATCCATTCCAAGTGCCTTATTCCAATACTTCATAGCACCATCAACATCGCCCAACATATAATAAATATCACCACAATGTTCTACTATCACATCACTCTGATCGCCTCCGTTTTTCATAGCATCATCCATGTAGATACGAGCTTCGGCATAATTACCTTTTTCAAAAAGTATCCAAGCATAAGTATCCAGATAAGTAGAATTGTTGGGCTCAGCCTTCACCGTTTTATAACTCATCTCTTCGGCTTTATCAAGATCGCGCTTTTCTACCGACAAATAATAGGCATAGTTATTGAGTGCACCAACATTTGACGGATTATAAACCAGAGAGGAATCATAAGCAGCATAAGCCTCAGCCAACTGTTTCTTTGTATGATAAATATCCCCCAGCATGCTATAAAAATCGGATACCACTTCTTTTTTACTGTCTGCTGTAACATGAGTTAATCCTTTCTTATAGATATTTAAGGCATCATCCAAACGTTCCGCCTGATAGTATGCAATGCCTAGGTAATAATAAAATTCAATAGATTCAGGAGTTGCTTCAACACCTGGTTCGCATATTTTAATTACTTGTTCATAATCGTTTTTACGGACTGCCGAACCTAAAAGCATCATTCTTGCAGCTGTATTAGTAGGATCTATCTGAACGACTTGCTCTAACACCGGAATAGACTCTTTTTCCATTCCTTTGGATAATAAGTATTGCGCATAAAGCATCGGTATCTGCGTATCATCGGCATCCTGTTGCATCATACGGTTAAAGATATTTATTACCTGCAAACTGTCCTTTCCTGCCTGCTCCGATTGCACAATGAATTCGCGCATCACATTCACTTTCGTCTCTGCAGGAACTTTTTTATTCAGCAACAACGTATCTAACTGTTGTTCATAAAGCTCCTTCTGCCCTGTTTGCTCATAATAAGAGGCTAGCGAAAAAAGCGCCATGGCATTGTCCGGTTCTATAGCCAGTACTTTCTGATAAGTATCATAAGCCTCTTTGTTTTTACCGTTTTGCAAATAAACATCACCTAGCAAAGCAAGGTATCGCATATCCGTTGGATATTCCTTTGCCAAACTCTCTATCTCCTGAAATGCTTTTTTATCATCTTCCATTTGGAGATAAATACGAAATTTCTCCATGCTAAGTTGTTCATTCTTTCCAAGTATATCTTCAAGACGGTTTAGTGTAGAAATAACTTTTTCATAGTCCTTAAGCTGAGTATAAAGATCTACCAGAGTAAACAATGATTCTCTTCGGTCAGGAAAGCGGGGAACCATTGATTCCAGGACTGCGACGGCCTCTTTTTTCTTTCCTTGCTGCTGATATAGATTGGCCAGTGCCTGACTATACCAATAATTTTCCGGTGCATTGGCCACTGCCTTTTCAAGAGCACCTTGTCCCAATGGTATTTGTTTAAGAGATAAATAAAACTGAGATATTTCATATAATGCAGATGCCGCATTCGGATTTAGTGCAAGGCAATGATTAAATAAGTCGAATGCTGCATCATAATCCCCCTTTGCTTTGAGACGGTTTGCCTCAAGGAAAAAATAATCGTACTTTCGCTGCTGTTCGGCAGCAAGAACATCAGATGCATCAGCCTTAGATTCACGATGTTTCTGCAATTTAGCCGTAGAAGCGCAAGAAGTAAACAGGCACGCTAGCATAAAAAGGTTCAC containing:
- a CDS encoding glycoside hydrolase family 76 protein; translated protein: MKKQFIIIVFLIIPAGLFAQLGGKIYLSRADSLLERVLTLYEVKKYGLLQETYPRNPKQQITYTANTGSEVTQQEVSFLWPYSAMVSGCVSLYKTSGNKKYKTLMDKQIKPGLDLYWDTTRQPECYQSYPIFGGQNDRYYDDNDWVALDFCDYYAATKNKEYLNKAIALHNYIYSGWSDDLDGGIFWCEQKKESKNTCSNAPAAVLSMKLYLLTKDKKYLDWAKKTYEWTRKNLCDPSDFVYWDNKNLKGEIGYAKFTYNSGQMIQAGVLLYKETGDKKYLKEAQQTAAGSYHFFLKPQPTIKGEMKFYPSNPWFNVILFRGLKALYRIDKNDTYIKAMIDNADYAWKYTRDENGLLNNDWSGNRKDKFKSLLENSCMIELYSEISDL
- a CDS encoding TonB-dependent receptor plug domain-containing protein; the encoded protein is MKTMMSLFLCMLFSVFPIKSENTVYPDTTISARLTQYYMVNPVEKLYAHQDRSFYHAGETMWMKIYQSMQSENKPISKVVYTDLINGDGQIIISTKWPLTQGIASGNIELPTNMPTGKYQIRCYTRWMQNFDANGFFTREVTIYGYPTPLPEKETSSSKVHLHLFPEGGNLINSLPSKVAFQVTNAYGKGLSANGSIIDETGKVVQHFKTHYMGKGYFYLIPEKGKKYIAVLNDSTIKVPLPKALDDGFVMNTKYFSKFLRLTVLHHNTSHDTNKTYSLIFHQDANLIASIPISLSQSRIIMDIPTSKLPVGIFTITLIDEKYHAYCERLVFINYPEKLKMAVSATSDNLNGHEKVTLKIHVQDTSNRKYPGNFSLAIVNKSVENLNERDNFYSYFFLTSELKGKIENPTAYLDQNDTLALQHLDLLLLTQGWRRYSWNEIAQERMPELTYPIEQGLRFSGKVQNISENKIKSITLQAIIRKDSITHSFLYPINKNKTFCISGIDFTGTSELLLSAYDTQKHQFPLSIDNDYSPPLSQYQSNYYQEREQTSPKYANELQIKWDLAKLPKEAKNIDKQIFHLGEVTISAPKKDELNDRRLHSKDFIYMAYDVDPNKTYGGDVKHLLNYVPGIQWVTIADAHFGKEEAQIIGLPKDCFPSFVVDGVLQRDKEAVYSLPTSLIERIEILKDANAAVYGGFNAMGGVIAIFTRKGKSENIPNKNRVCKWIGYSQTKEFYAPDSMPDEGYFVNTKNQNTIYWNPNLDTDSDGNATATFYTNNLKHEDYLIHCEGRTINGKIGVFTSPY
- a CDS encoding glycoside hydrolase family 43 protein, whose translation is MKTKALLLSAVLLLCIACHNKQTKEKDNNVVSGPTYTNPLLPAGAEPWAIFHDGKYYYTQGSENKIIIWETTDITDLAHATQKEVWIPKEAVNSFHLWGPEIHFIDNKWYIYFTADDGNMDNHQIYVIENKSSNPLKGEFVMRGRIQTDKDNNWAIHASTFENKGKRYMIWCGWQKRRIDAENQCIYIAQMKNPWTLSSERVSISQPEYEWERQWINPDGTKTAYPIHVNEAPQYFHSKNKDKILIYYSASGSWTPYYCVGLLIADATSNLMIPASWKKYPDPVFKQQPNNKVYGPGGLSFIPSPDGKEWYFLYHARKTPNDAPGAIDSRTPRLQKLEWDKNGIPILGTPSSEGIQLKKPSGIN
- a CDS encoding two-component regulator propeller domain-containing protein codes for the protein MKLTTLLILFVTLCLEPLSASSSFSFKKYQVEDGLSHNTVWCAMQDSYGFIWFGTSDGLNCFEGRSNKVYRNVLNDKFSLENNLTEALFEEDNHNIWVGTNRGIYIYHRKTDSFTYFKKQTSYGVFISSEVKKIIKSSDGLIWIATLGQGLFIYDPKKDLLTQNSSYTSFAWDICESASHRIYVSSLQEGLLCFDKKGKFIKTYRLLSDTHRLDSYKINCIYTVGRDILLGVDSNVLYKLNESTGEIEGYNAMPLNAGVIRCLLNYSKTKILVGTDNGLYLFDLIDKDFVRVDNPLDTRSLSDQTVNGMMQDAEGGIWVLTNLGGVNYMAKQTKRFDYYPPMSRAGSMGIGKIIGPFCEDRSGNIWIGTRHGLCFFNTSTQEIVEYPIDKGKQKKYDVRSLMLDNDCLWVGTYAEGLKAIDLRTGKVRGYKHSRDIPNTICSNDVLSVYKDSKGDIFVGTSWGLCRYNAKDDNFATITSVGSMISVIDILEDKYGYLWIATSSNGVFRYNTNNDHWKHFQHERENRRTITSNSVITLFEDQKGIMWFGTNGGGLCSFDSKTENFIDFDPQNKLLPNKVIYSIEQDRSGNFWISSNAGLIKINPVSKDHFRRFTVNDGLQGNQFNAQSSLKSSNGRFYFGGINGFNSFNPDRFTDNTYIPPVYITDIKFPYTVNKHTTQELLQMDKPLYMAREITLSYEHNSFSVSFVSLSYEDPSKNRYSYILRGVDKDWIMDTELNTASYTNLPPGKYEFEVRGSNDDHRWNEKGASLLIIITPPWWRTDLAYIFYALLLMSLIFYIGRRWNRYIRATYRRQMEDYQTIKEKEVYKSKISFFINLVHEIRTPLSLIRIPLERMMDENNENKNAKYLSVMDKNVNYLLGIINHLLDFQKMENGSLQLNLVQCDVNQVMKDICNQFTSPAELKGISLTFILPPEDLMAAIDKEKVRTVIVNLIGNALKYASSCIEVKLSTVDKGFEICISDDGPGIPDSAKKKVFEPFYQIPDEKTSSMGTGIGLAFSKSLVEEHHGTLRLEDNLGGGSSFILFLPFEKEVEVEDADEMREEDLSAERTPADKDVTEFCGKKFAILLVEDNTDLLNLTRDSLSTWFRVIKAQNGVQALDLLSKESIDVIISDIMMPEMNGLELTAKVKSDINYSHIPVILLTAKTTLESKVEGFEYGADIYIEKPFSIKQLRMQIENLLKLRLSFQRLMSNFSGNNVKIEEFALSQKDLEFVTRVQEAVEGQLSDENFSVDNLAEAMNMSRSNFYRKIKMLSGMAPNDYLKTLRLNKAAELLKKGARVVEVCEQVGFSSSSYFAKCFKAQFGVLPKDYKG